The Kocuria sp. TGY1127_2 genome includes a window with the following:
- a CDS encoding peptidoglycan bridge formation glycyltransferase FemA/FemB family protein produces MSVPLAQAKGIAGPQTVLQGRLWARTQTALGHKTHRLGGPGWSALVIEENNVLGCIWYVPYGPVVEDVEALETAVKVLRDAASHEGVGWLRIEPVVADGTQPMSAPRVRSELLELGAHEAPRDIQPRRTRWIDLTTDPERILAGMTGTNRNLWRRHRDKGLSIESSQDPEAVEELIALNHASAERKGFVAHDADYLRAVARSLMPADAGRVYMTFHEGRVVASAFVYDSPSTRIFAHAGMRPEYRRMRPNQPMIAQAILDAAERGSSVADLFGIAPTDSPTHPWAGFTRFKRSFGGDDVELAGTWDLAVSTARYAAYRTVRAGRGLARNAREMMLARN; encoded by the coding sequence ATGTCAGTACCGCTCGCTCAGGCGAAAGGGATTGCTGGTCCGCAAACAGTGCTTCAGGGGCGATTGTGGGCACGGACCCAAACTGCCCTGGGCCACAAGACTCATCGGTTGGGCGGCCCAGGATGGTCGGCGCTGGTCATCGAGGAGAACAACGTGCTGGGGTGTATTTGGTATGTCCCGTATGGCCCGGTCGTCGAGGACGTCGAGGCCCTCGAGACCGCGGTCAAGGTCCTTCGGGATGCCGCGAGTCACGAGGGCGTTGGTTGGTTGAGGATCGAACCCGTCGTCGCAGACGGTACCCAGCCCATGAGCGCGCCCCGAGTCCGTTCCGAACTTCTGGAACTCGGTGCCCATGAGGCGCCCAGGGACATTCAGCCGCGTCGTACCCGCTGGATCGATCTCACGACGGATCCGGAAAGGATCCTGGCTGGCATGACGGGAACCAATCGGAACCTGTGGCGTCGGCATCGGGACAAGGGCTTGAGCATTGAGTCGAGCCAGGACCCGGAGGCTGTGGAAGAACTCATCGCACTGAACCACGCAAGTGCTGAGCGCAAAGGGTTCGTTGCGCACGACGCCGACTATCTGCGGGCGGTGGCCCGCTCCCTGATGCCCGCAGATGCGGGAAGGGTCTATATGACATTCCATGAAGGGCGAGTCGTCGCATCTGCGTTTGTCTATGATTCCCCGAGCACGAGGATTTTCGCCCACGCGGGAATGCGCCCCGAATATCGCAGGATGCGCCCGAATCAGCCGATGATTGCCCAGGCCATTCTGGACGCCGCCGAGCGCGGTAGCTCCGTCGCCGATCTGTTCGGTATTGCGCCTACGGATTCGCCGACGCACCCCTGGGCAGGGTTCACGCGGTTCAAGAGGTCGTTCGGTGGTGACGACGTCGAACTCGCGGGCACATGGGATCTGGCCGTCTCGACGGCTCGCTATGCGGCGTACCGCACCGTCCGTGCGGGCCGAGGTCTGGCACGAAATGCCCGAGAGATGATGCTCGCTCGCAACTAG
- a CDS encoding GntR family transcriptional regulator, giving the protein MNRPTRTRSRTTLTDVAYTSIEHMIIHGEIEPLTFVSEADFMEWTGLGRTPVREAVHRLARERMVEIHPSRGILVPQVSVEAELRILEMRRVLDPLAVQLACERSSNEERDDMGQLAERLKTEEFTLDTYSETVRQTHGLILKASHNDYLQDAMVPLQNLSRRFWTAHVVDDSEVRTGAKLHREMLTAIAVQDLSGGEQAARQLNEYLVHFAQRIVSG; this is encoded by the coding sequence ATGAACCGTCCCACTCGGACACGGTCCCGCACCACCCTCACCGACGTGGCTTACACGAGCATTGAGCACATGATCATCCATGGGGAGATCGAACCGCTCACGTTCGTTTCCGAGGCCGATTTCATGGAATGGACCGGGCTGGGCCGCACACCGGTACGGGAGGCCGTCCATCGACTCGCGCGTGAACGTATGGTTGAGATCCACCCAAGCCGCGGCATTCTGGTGCCCCAGGTCAGCGTCGAAGCGGAGTTGCGTATCCTCGAGATGCGGCGGGTTCTGGATCCTCTGGCGGTTCAATTGGCCTGTGAACGTTCTTCGAACGAGGAACGTGATGACATGGGGCAATTGGCCGAGCGCTTGAAAACGGAGGAATTCACGCTCGACACTTACTCGGAAACCGTCCGGCAGACACATGGTCTGATTCTCAAGGCAAGTCACAACGATTATCTGCAGGATGCGATGGTCCCACTGCAGAACCTTTCGCGTCGTTTCTGGACCGCCCACGTCGTCGACGATTCCGAAGTGCGCACAGGGGCCAAGTTGCACCGCGAGATGCTCACGGCCATCGCAGTACAGGATCTCTCTGGCGGTGAGCAAGCGGCACGGCAACTGAACGAATACCTTGTCCACTTCGCACAGCGAATAGTCTCCGGCTGA
- a CDS encoding cytosine permease, whose protein sequence is MATPTAGPKTMELRSIDWIPPKERHGSPVSLFFLWFAANSSITALVTGGLFVLLGNSALWSIPAIIIGNLIGGFITALHSAQGPQLGVPQMIQSRAQFGYYGAILPLVLALIIYIGFYATGLVLGGQALATLLHVSVRFGAIIFAVFSTVLAIAGYKWIHKFSHAASVLSGIVFILLLIIILGGPMRSDITAHTNFALAPFILGISLSASWQLTFGPYIADYSRYLPESTSQKSTIGWTFAGSFVGATLAMTVGAFAAQIGGDAFSEHQVGFLSGLAGSFFWLVLLAVVVGKLTGNTLSSYGGFMSLATIVTAVARHEVIKPRARSIYVLIISLFAVVIALLASDNFVAVFTDFLMFLLYFMTPWSAINLVDYYLVRHKKYDVDALFQRNGPYGTINKGAFVAYFAAVLVQVPFMNSSLYVGPVANLFGGAEIAWLIGLVVAGGLYLLIARIKGVGREPVPSEDVSSPHYERYAQ, encoded by the coding sequence ATGGCCACTCCAACAGCGGGGCCCAAAACCATGGAGCTGCGATCCATTGACTGGATCCCTCCCAAGGAGCGGCACGGTTCCCCCGTCTCTCTCTTCTTCCTCTGGTTCGCGGCCAACAGCTCGATCACGGCTTTGGTCACCGGCGGCCTCTTCGTCCTGTTGGGAAATTCCGCCCTGTGGTCGATTCCCGCCATCATCATCGGCAACCTGATAGGTGGCTTCATTACGGCACTGCACTCCGCCCAGGGGCCGCAACTTGGCGTTCCGCAAATGATCCAAAGCCGCGCACAATTCGGTTATTACGGCGCTATCTTGCCGTTGGTCCTGGCTCTCATCATTTACATCGGTTTCTATGCAACGGGGTTGGTGCTCGGAGGGCAGGCTCTGGCAACGCTTCTTCACGTCAGCGTGAGATTCGGTGCGATCATCTTCGCCGTGTTCTCCACGGTCCTCGCCATCGCAGGGTACAAGTGGATCCACAAGTTCTCCCACGCCGCATCGGTTTTGAGCGGGATCGTGTTCATCCTTCTGCTGATCATCATTCTGGGCGGTCCCATGAGGAGCGACATCACCGCACATACGAACTTCGCGCTGGCACCGTTCATCCTCGGCATCTCGTTGTCCGCGTCGTGGCAACTGACTTTCGGTCCGTACATTGCCGATTACAGCCGGTATCTCCCGGAGTCGACGTCGCAGAAATCGACTATCGGGTGGACCTTTGCCGGGAGTTTCGTCGGAGCGACCCTGGCGATGACGGTCGGCGCCTTTGCTGCCCAGATCGGAGGCGATGCCTTCAGCGAGCACCAGGTCGGTTTTCTTTCGGGGCTCGCCGGATCATTCTTCTGGCTCGTACTGCTGGCCGTCGTCGTCGGCAAGCTCACCGGAAATACGCTGAGTTCTTACGGTGGCTTCATGTCTCTGGCAACCATCGTGACCGCGGTCGCCCGACACGAGGTCATCAAACCTCGCGCCCGCTCAATCTATGTACTAATCATTTCGCTCTTCGCGGTCGTGATTGCGTTACTGGCCTCGGATAACTTCGTCGCAGTCTTCACCGACTTCCTCATGTTCCTCCTGTACTTCATGACACCGTGGTCCGCCATCAACCTGGTCGACTACTACCTGGTCCGTCACAAGAAGTACGACGTCGACGCTCTGTTCCAACGCAATGGGCCCTATGGAACCATCAACAAGGGGGCATTCGTCGCGTACTTCGCGGCCGTTTTGGTCCAGGTCCCCTTCATGAACAGTTCCCTCTACGTCGGCCCGGTCGCGAATCTTTTCGGCGGTGCCGAAATAGCGTGGCTGATCGGCCTCGTCGTCGCAGGTGGCCTGTACCTTCTGATCGCCAGGATCAAAGGCGTAGGTCGTGAGCCCGTACCCTCAGAAGACGTCTCTTCTCCTCACTATGAAAGGTATGCACAGTGA